In one window of Prionailurus bengalensis isolate Pbe53 chromosome B3, Fcat_Pben_1.1_paternal_pri, whole genome shotgun sequence DNA:
- the LOC122467856 gene encoding olfactory receptor 4F3/4F16/4F29-like — protein sequence MDGANQSVVYEFVFLGLSNSWEIQLLLFFFSSVFYMASLMGNLLIVFSVSTDPNLHSPMYFLLANLSFLDVGVCSIAAPKMIYDLFRKRKAISFGGCISQIFFIHAIGGTEMVLLIAMAFDRYVAICKPLHYLTIMSPRMCILILAAAWVLGLIHSVAQLAFVVDLPFCGPNVLDSFYCDLPQLIKLACTETNRLEFMVTANSGLISVGSFFILIISYIIILVTVWKHSSGGLSKALSTLSAHVTVVVLFFGPLIFFYTWPFPSSHLDKFLAIFDAVLTPFLNPVIYTFRNKEMKAAMKKLCHQLVSYRRMS from the coding sequence ATGGATGGAGCCAACCAATCTGTGGTATATGAGTTTGTGTTCCTGGGACTCTCTAATTCATGGGAGATCcagcttcttcttttcttcttttcctctgtgttctaCATGGCAAGCCTAATGGGAAATCTCCTCATTGTGTTCTCTGTGAGTACTGACCCTAACTTGCACTCTCCCATGTACTTCCTGCTGGCCAATCTCTCCTTTCTTGATGTGGGCGTTTGCTCTATTGCAGCCCCCAAAATGATTTATGACCTCTTCAGAAAACGCAAAGCCATCTCTTTTGGGGGTTGTATATCTCAGATCTTCTTTATTCATGCTATTGGGGGAACAGAAATGGTGCTGCTCATTGCCATGGCCTTTGACAGATATGTTGCTATATGTAAGCCTCTCCACTACCTGACCATTATGAGCCCACGAATGTGCATTTTGATTTTGGCTGCAGCCTGGGTCCTTGGCCTCATCCACTCAGTGGCCCAATTGGCTTTTGTTGTAGACTTGCCTTTCTGTGGTCCTAATGTATTGGACAGCTTTTATTGTGACCTTCCTCAGCTCATTAAACTTGCCTGCACAGAGACCAATAGGCTGGAGTTCATGGTCACAGCCAATAGTGGACTCATCTCTGTGGGTTCTTTCTTTATACTGATTATTTCTTACATCATCATTCTGGTCACAGTTTGGAAACACTCTTCAGGTGGGTTATCCAAGGCCCTCTCTACTTTGTCAGCTCATGTCACTGTGGTGGTTTTATTCTTTGGGCCATTAATCTTCTTCTACACCTGGCCCTTCCCCTCATCACACTTGGACAAATTTCTTGCCATCTTTGATGCAGTTCTCACACCTTTTCTGAATCCAGTCATCTACACATTCAGGAACAAGGAGATGAAGGCAGCAATGAAGAAACTCTGTCATCAGCTTGTGAGTTACAGGAGGATGTCCTAA